One window of the Methanocaldococcus vulcanius M7 genome contains the following:
- the ahcY gene encoding adenosylhomocysteinase, whose amino-acid sequence MYAVKDINLWKDGEKKIQWAKQHMPVLGLIRERFKEEKPFKGITIGMALHLEAKTAVLAETLMEGGAKIAITGCNPLSTQDDVAAACAKKGMHVYAWRGETVEEYYENLNKVLDHKPDIVIDDGCDLIFLLHTKRTELLDNIMGGCEETTTGIIRLKAMEREGALKFPVMDVNDAYTKHLFDNRYGTGQSALDGILRSTNLLIAGKTVVVAGYGWCGRGVAMRAKGLGAEVVITEVNPIRALEARMDGFRVMKMEKAAEIGDIFITTTGCKDVIRKEHILKMKDGAILSNAGHFDNEINKKELSEMAKSVKEVRKCITEYDLGDKKIYLLGEGRLVNLACADGHPCEVMDMSFANQALSAEYILKNHEKLEPRVYRIPYEQDLMIASLKLNAMGIEIDELTEEQKRYLEDWKEGT is encoded by the coding sequence ATGTATGCAGTTAAAGACATAAACCTATGGAAAGATGGAGAGAAAAAAATACAATGGGCAAAACAACACATGCCTGTTTTAGGATTAATTAGAGAAAGATTCAAAGAAGAAAAACCATTTAAAGGAATAACGATAGGAATGGCTTTACATTTGGAAGCAAAGACGGCTGTTTTAGCAGAAACATTAATGGAGGGAGGGGCAAAAATTGCTATAACTGGCTGTAATCCTTTATCTACTCAGGATGATGTTGCCGCTGCATGTGCTAAAAAAGGAATGCATGTTTATGCATGGAGAGGGGAGACAGTTGAAGAATATTACGAAAATTTAAATAAAGTTTTAGACCACAAACCAGATATTGTTATAGACGATGGTTGCGATTTAATATTTTTATTACATACAAAGAGAACTGAACTCTTGGATAATATAATGGGCGGTTGTGAGGAAACAACAACTGGAATCATTAGATTGAAGGCAATGGAAAGAGAAGGAGCTTTAAAATTTCCAGTCATGGATGTTAATGATGCATACACAAAACACCTATTTGACAACCGATACGGAACCGGGCAGAGTGCCTTAGATGGAATTTTAAGATCTACAAATTTATTAATTGCAGGAAAAACCGTTGTTGTTGCTGGTTATGGGTGGTGTGGTAGAGGAGTTGCTATGAGAGCCAAGGGCTTAGGAGCGGAGGTTGTTATAACAGAAGTAAACCCAATAAGAGCATTAGAAGCGAGAATGGATGGATTTAGAGTAATGAAAATGGAAAAAGCAGCGGAGATTGGAGACATCTTTATTACAACTACGGGCTGTAAAGACGTTATCAGAAAAGAACATATATTAAAAATGAAAGATGGTGCAATTTTATCTAACGCAGGACACTTTGATAATGAGATTAATAAAAAAGAATTAAGCGAAATGGCAAAATCAGTAAAAGAAGTTAGGAAATGTATAACAGAATACGATTTAGGAGATAAAAAAATCTATCTTTTAGGAGAAGGCAGATTGGTTAATCTGGCTTGTGCAGATGGCCATCCGTGTGAAGTTATGGATATGAGTTTTGCAAATCAAGCACTATCTGCTGAATACATACTAAAAAATCATGAAAAATTAGAACCAAGAGTTTATCGCATCCCATACGAACAAGATCTAATGATCGCTTCTTTAAAATTAAACGCCATGGGAATAGAAATTGA